In a single window of the bacterium genome:
- a CDS encoding sigma 54-interacting transcriptional regulator → MSQAFANIEIAMLIELRQLLDEKRYSDVIAKTAVVAADGNFSSGNADIVRLLSMRGTALFQLSRHEEALAVVQNALAKIKGTDENLLIAELQSTACRCMVELGRVNEAERAYRDLIATYRRVDNTIGVIRSLNRLSRIHFIKGQYAKSIDHLLEAMDYARAINDSKWKAMITGNLGTILNLSGEFHRALEYLAESLELNLAQGDSVNVSRTLLSQAFAQMHLHNFSEAAAELNAAEEMIGVDQVANRISLLHYRAQLALLQGEFARSIEFATEGLALANSASGLDSDQSQISRVLAEANLGLGNNAEAGQFAGEALAIAERLGERVEVAACRRILAMVAAHNGDTRLTDSEFSAVTRILDDVGARYELARAYQSWSSVATKTSHVREHRTEAERILRSLRVPNESSAVPADSESELASRLMLIGSSSSFTEVMDQVNAIADSEIPVLLLGETGVGKDMIAKHIHQHSSRCNGKFIEVNCSTIPHGLAESELFGHERGAFTSADDTKIGYLEAASGGTLFLNEVGELPLAIQVKLLTALEQKVVCRVGGLVPRKADFRIISATNVDLEEAAKNNSFRKDLFYRLAIMTVKVPRLAERRDDILALFEHFMRLEGVSLRGVDRQTRELLNTKLLNRDWTGNVRELKSEVYLCSVMERRDPRATCLRMISRLTPPAQDITAQVNEGTVPLNEAVEAYERSIIHSALNACDGTIRRAAARLGLPEATLRSKMKKYRISAA, encoded by the coding sequence ATTGTGCGTCTCCTGTCCATGAGAGGGACTGCACTTTTCCAACTATCTCGACATGAAGAAGCGCTGGCTGTAGTTCAGAATGCGCTCGCCAAAATTAAGGGTACAGATGAGAATCTCCTCATTGCCGAACTGCAATCGACGGCGTGCCGCTGTATGGTTGAATTGGGCCGGGTCAATGAGGCAGAGCGCGCGTATCGCGATCTCATCGCCACTTATCGTCGCGTCGATAACACCATCGGCGTAATCCGGTCATTGAACCGGCTTTCGCGAATCCACTTCATCAAGGGTCAATACGCCAAGTCGATTGATCATCTTCTTGAAGCGATGGACTATGCGCGGGCGATCAATGACTCCAAGTGGAAAGCCATGATCACCGGTAACCTCGGCACCATTTTGAATCTCAGCGGCGAGTTTCACCGCGCGCTTGAGTATCTTGCCGAGTCGCTTGAACTAAATCTCGCGCAAGGTGATAGTGTCAACGTCAGCCGCACATTGCTTTCACAGGCGTTTGCGCAGATGCATTTGCACAATTTCTCGGAAGCTGCCGCCGAATTGAACGCAGCAGAAGAGATGATCGGAGTTGATCAAGTTGCGAATCGGATCTCGTTATTGCACTATCGTGCCCAACTTGCACTTCTGCAGGGCGAGTTTGCGCGGTCGATCGAGTTCGCTACCGAAGGATTGGCTCTTGCGAATTCTGCATCTGGATTAGATTCAGACCAATCGCAGATCAGCAGAGTGCTGGCGGAAGCGAATCTTGGTCTCGGCAACAATGCCGAAGCAGGTCAATTTGCCGGCGAAGCTCTGGCGATTGCTGAGAGACTCGGTGAGCGTGTGGAAGTTGCCGCTTGTCGACGTATTCTGGCAATGGTTGCCGCTCATAATGGTGACACTCGACTCACTGACTCCGAATTCAGCGCCGTAACGCGAATTCTTGACGATGTCGGCGCTCGCTATGAGTTGGCGAGAGCTTATCAATCGTGGTCATCGGTTGCAACTAAGACTTCGCACGTTCGCGAGCACCGGACCGAAGCTGAACGCATTCTGCGCTCGTTGAGAGTCCCGAACGAATCATCGGCTGTACCTGCTGACAGTGAAAGTGAACTTGCCTCGAGGTTGATGCTGATTGGCAGTTCCTCGTCGTTCACAGAGGTAATGGATCAGGTCAACGCGATTGCTGATTCGGAGATCCCCGTCCTTTTGTTGGGTGAAACCGGCGTCGGCAAGGACATGATCGCGAAGCACATTCATCAGCATTCCTCGCGCTGCAATGGCAAGTTTATCGAAGTCAATTGCAGCACAATTCCGCACGGACTGGCTGAATCGGAGCTATTCGGACACGAACGCGGCGCGTTCACAAGTGCCGATGATACCAAGATCGGCTATCTTGAAGCTGCTTCAGGCGGAACGCTCTTCCTGAATGAAGTCGGAGAATTGCCGTTAGCGATACAGGTCAAACTTCTGACGGCATTGGAGCAGAAGGTAGTTTGCCGTGTCGGCGGTCTGGTTCCACGCAAGGCTGATTTTCGGATCATCTCAGCAACGAATGTCGACCTGGAAGAAGCTGCAAAGAATAATTCTTTCAGGAAAGATCTGTTCTACCGTTTGGCTATCATGACCGTAAAGGTACCGCGTCTTGCCGAGCGCAGAGATGATATCCTGGCATTGTTCGAACACTTCATGCGGCTCGAAGGAGTCTCTTTGCGTGGAGTTGACCGTCAAACGCGGGAGCTGCTCAATACCAAGTTGCTTAACCGCGACTGGACGGGCAATGTCCGCGAGCTTAAGAGTGAAGTATACCTGTGCAGTGTGATGGAAAGGCGCGACCCGAGGGCAACCTGCCTGCGGATGATTTCGCGTCTGACTCCGCCGGCGCAGGATATTACGGCACAGGTGAATGAAGGTACGGTGCCGTTGAATGAGGCTGTTGAGGCTTATGAGCGTTCGATTATCCACTCGGCGCTCAATGCATGCGACGGCACCATTCGTCGTGCAGCCGCCCGACTGGGACTGCCAGAGGCGACTTTGCGGTCGAAGATGAAGAAGTATCGTATTAGCGCAGCGTGA
- a CDS encoding zinc-dependent metalloprotease — translation MRRTMILLTLLAFAGSMLIGINSAEARYWHNKSGKSNAKKAEAPEAKKPKLKPFGEVAKGLTKVPGLFDFYVDKDENKVLMAVKKDQFEKIFLCNMTRSAGDGSFFDAGAQTGSFPFELQRVGEQLQLLMVNLRVRADSTSAMSRAMDRSMTKSLFGSTKILSNPDTAGTVLIDPTEMFVQDIGNISYFLGQQGKTGFRFDKTNSYFGAIKSFPQNSEIDVHLHYGTNQPNDAETLPSPYSMILGYHYSLSTLPESDYRPRIADERAGYFLTMHQDYTSLDSDQPYVRYINRWHLKKKDPGAAVSEPVEPIVFWIENTTPVEYRPAVKAGIEFWQGAFEAAGFRNAIIAKEMPDTADWDPADVRFSTVRWFVSPGAGYAVGPSRANPFTGQIYDADVRISADFVRGMFTYAERFLEPLAYGKSEFEEQLRNPGDDQYMHAHFGEMCDYGPKSAELAAEGMATLMLRSTLGDKSELTQKYVNEYITELVAHEVGHCLGLRHNFRASAAFSRAQQTDKAFVAQNGVVTTVMEYAPPNLVPDGVPQPDFYTTRPGTYDKWIIEYGYKEINATSIEEEYNELKKLASKAGDPLYAFATDEDCFGNSSRAIDPYATQFDLGSDPLEYWKMRINLGKEIWSKVESEFEKPGYSYQRLRNVFGYGWSGFAGGGAQMARFIGGIENSRARIGDPGGKLPFTPIPAAKQREALKFIADNIWSTDAFNFNPKLLAKLQPERFPDFNWSVYEMQRIEYPLHNQVRNVQITPLTYIYSPTTLARVNDIEKLYNSGEDVYSMTDIFQDVRRAIWAEVINGKNVNGYRRNLQRRHLEILVNMVTDKTSPYPADARTLARVDLRTLKGAIGTALGGTTDTITRGHLEESLATVNAALEANIELKM, via the coding sequence ATGCGTCGCACCATGATCCTCCTCACTTTGTTGGCCTTTGCCGGCTCCATGCTGATTGGAATCAATTCAGCTGAAGCCCGTTATTGGCATAACAAGTCGGGAAAGAGCAATGCCAAAAAGGCGGAAGCGCCTGAGGCCAAGAAGCCGAAACTGAAACCATTCGGCGAAGTCGCCAAGGGTCTAACCAAGGTACCGGGCCTTTTCGATTTCTATGTTGATAAGGACGAAAACAAAGTCCTGATGGCCGTCAAGAAAGACCAGTTTGAAAAGATCTTTCTGTGCAACATGACCCGTTCTGCCGGTGACGGCAGCTTCTTTGATGCCGGCGCTCAAACCGGGTCGTTCCCGTTTGAACTCCAGCGTGTCGGCGAACAGCTGCAACTGCTGATGGTCAATCTCCGCGTCCGTGCTGACTCGACGTCTGCTATGTCGCGTGCAATGGACCGTTCGATGACCAAGTCGCTGTTCGGTTCCACCAAGATTCTCTCGAATCCTGACACAGCCGGCACAGTGTTGATCGATCCGACCGAAATGTTCGTTCAGGATATTGGCAATATCAGCTACTTCCTCGGACAGCAAGGAAAGACCGGGTTCCGCTTCGATAAGACCAATAGCTATTTCGGCGCCATTAAGTCTTTCCCGCAAAATTCTGAGATCGACGTCCACCTGCACTATGGCACGAATCAGCCTAACGATGCCGAAACCCTGCCGTCACCTTACAGCATGATTCTCGGTTACCATTATTCTCTCTCGACATTGCCGGAATCCGACTATCGTCCGCGCATCGCAGACGAACGCGCCGGCTATTTCTTGACAATGCATCAAGACTACACCTCGCTGGACAGCGACCAGCCTTACGTCCGCTATATCAACAGATGGCACCTCAAGAAGAAAGACCCGGGTGCCGCAGTTTCCGAACCGGTCGAACCGATCGTGTTCTGGATCGAAAATACCACTCCAGTTGAATACCGCCCCGCTGTAAAGGCCGGTATTGAATTCTGGCAGGGCGCATTTGAAGCCGCTGGCTTTAGAAATGCCATCATCGCGAAAGAAATGCCCGACACCGCTGATTGGGATCCGGCTGATGTGCGTTTCAGCACAGTCCGTTGGTTCGTTTCACCGGGCGCCGGTTATGCCGTCGGCCCGTCGCGCGCCAATCCGTTCACCGGCCAGATTTACGATGCTGATGTCCGCATCAGCGCCGACTTCGTTCGTGGCATGTTCACCTACGCAGAGCGCTTCCTGGAACCGCTTGCCTACGGTAAATCCGAATTCGAAGAACAGCTTCGCAACCCCGGCGACGACCAGTACATGCACGCCCACTTTGGCGAAATGTGCGACTACGGTCCGAAATCAGCAGAGCTTGCCGCTGAAGGCATGGCTACTCTGATGCTGCGTTCCACCCTCGGCGACAAGTCCGAACTGACGCAGAAATACGTCAACGAATACATCACTGAGCTGGTCGCTCACGAAGTTGGCCATTGCCTCGGCTTACGCCACAACTTCCGTGCATCTGCTGCCTTCTCTCGCGCACAGCAGACCGATAAGGCTTTCGTAGCCCAAAACGGCGTCGTTACTACAGTCATGGAATATGCGCCACCGAATCTTGTACCAGACGGCGTACCGCAGCCCGATTTCTATACCACCAGACCCGGTACCTACGATAAGTGGATCATCGAGTATGGTTACAAGGAAATCAATGCGACTTCGATTGAAGAAGAGTACAACGAATTGAAGAAGCTTGCATCGAAGGCCGGTGATCCGCTCTATGCGTTCGCCACCGACGAAGACTGCTTCGGCAATTCCTCTCGCGCCATCGATCCCTATGCCACACAATTCGACCTGGGATCAGACCCGCTTGAGTATTGGAAAATGCGCATTAATCTCGGCAAGGAAATCTGGAGCAAGGTCGAGAGCGAATTCGAGAAGCCCGGTTACAGCTATCAGAGACTTCGCAATGTTTTCGGTTACGGCTGGAGCGGGTTTGCCGGTGGCGGTGCACAAATGGCTCGCTTCATCGGTGGTATCGAAAACAGCCGCGCCCGAATCGGCGATCCGGGTGGCAAACTGCCCTTCACCCCGATTCCTGCCGCAAAGCAGCGCGAGGCGTTGAAGTTTATTGCTGACAACATCTGGTCAACTGATGCATTCAACTTCAATCCGAAATTGCTGGCGAAACTCCAGCCGGAACGCTTCCCTGATTTCAATTGGTCTGTCTACGAAATGCAGCGCATCGAATATCCGTTGCATAACCAAGTCCGTAACGTCCAGATCACTCCGCTCACCTACATCTATAGCCCGACCACATTGGCCCGCGTCAATGACATCGAGAAGCTGTACAACTCCGGTGAGGACGTTTATTCCATGACGGATATCTTCCAGGATGTTCGGCGCGCCATTTGGGCGGAAGTCATCAACGGCAAGAACGTCAATGGCTATCGCCGTAATCTCCAGCGCCGTCACTTGGAGATTCTTGTCAACATGGTGACCGACAAAACCTCGCCTTATCCGGCGGATGCGCGCACACTGGCTCGCGTCGATCTGCGCACTCTGAAGGGCGCAATCGGCACCGCTTTGGGCGGGACTACTGACACCATTACTCGTGGACATTTGGAAGAATCACTGGCGACAGTCAATGCCGCTCTTGAAGCCAACATCGAATTGAAGATGTAG